Proteins encoded together in one Nostoc sp. PCC 7524 window:
- a CDS encoding trans-splicing intein-formed DNA polymerase III subunit alpha C-terminal partner DnaE-C has product MVKVVTRKYIGKENVYDIGVERDHNFVIRNGLVASNCFNKSHSTAYGYVTYQTAYLKANYPLEYMAALLTANSSDTDKVQKYISTCLSMNIQIEPPDINRSGVDFTPAAGKILFGFSAVRNVGQNAIAAILEARDEGGVFKSLADFCDRVDLRTVNRRTLESLIYCGAFDKIEANRHQLIQDLELVYDWAQSRAKDRATGQGNLFDLLGVAATSEKKTNNAFDSAPKAKPVNDYPPQEKLRMEKELLGFYVSDHPLKSLRQVAPLLTPINLSQLNEQRDDTKLCVVIMLNGVKKVMTKKGDAMAILQIEDLTSQTEAVVFPKTYERISFLLQVDARLIIWGKVDRRDEQVQLIVEDAEPVETVQMVMVELNPQQASNIEELHRLKTILQEHSGDKEKAKMPVIGIIQSDNSRRLVRLGWQFCVQDARITVQALQNARFPAQLRSLTGS; this is encoded by the coding sequence ATGGTTAAAGTTGTTACACGTAAGTATATAGGTAAAGAAAATGTCTATGACATCGGGGTGGAGCGTGACCATAATTTTGTCATCAGAAACGGTTTAGTTGCTTCTAATTGTTTTAATAAATCCCACTCAACCGCCTATGGATATGTAACTTATCAAACTGCCTATCTCAAAGCTAATTACCCATTGGAATACATGGCGGCGCTACTGACGGCTAACAGTAGTGACACAGACAAGGTACAGAAATATATTTCTACCTGTCTGAGTATGAATATTCAAATAGAACCACCAGATATTAATCGCTCTGGAGTGGACTTTACACCTGCGGCGGGAAAGATTTTATTTGGATTTTCGGCTGTGCGAAATGTAGGACAGAATGCGATCGCTGCTATTTTGGAAGCTAGGGATGAGGGTGGAGTATTTAAATCTCTGGCTGATTTTTGCGATCGCGTTGATCTTCGCACTGTCAACCGTCGTACTTTAGAATCATTGATTTACTGCGGAGCTTTTGACAAAATTGAAGCGAATCGTCACCAATTAATCCAAGATTTAGAATTAGTTTACGATTGGGCGCAGTCCCGTGCTAAAGATAGAGCCACTGGCCAAGGAAATCTGTTTGATTTATTAGGTGTCGCTGCCACCAGTGAGAAGAAAACTAATAACGCTTTTGACTCTGCACCCAAAGCCAAACCAGTGAATGATTATCCACCGCAGGAAAAATTACGGATGGAAAAAGAACTATTAGGTTTTTACGTTTCCGACCATCCATTAAAATCTTTAAGGCAAGTAGCACCACTTTTAACACCAATTAATCTTTCACAGTTGAATGAACAGCGAGATGACACAAAACTATGTGTGGTGATCATGCTCAACGGTGTCAAAAAGGTGATGACTAAGAAAGGCGATGCTATGGCGATTTTGCAAATCGAAGATTTAACCTCGCAAACAGAAGCCGTGGTGTTTCCCAAAACTTACGAACGCATAAGTTTTCTATTGCAAGTTGATGCCAGATTAATTATTTGGGGTAAAGTAGACCGACGAGACGAACAAGTGCAATTGATTGTTGAAGATGCAGAACCAGTAGAAACAGTGCAAATGGTTATGGTGGAATTAAATCCCCAACAAGCGAGTAACATCGAAGAACTGCATCGCTTGAAAACAATTTTACAGGAACATTCAGGGGACAAAGAAAAAGCCAAAATGCCCGTGATCGGAATTATACAATCTGACAACTCACGTAGATTAGTCCGCTTAGGGTGGCAATTTTGCGTCCAAGATGCTCGGATTACCGTTCAAGCCTTGCAAAACGCCAGATTCCCGGCACAATTGCGATCGCTAACTGGTAGTTAG
- a CDS encoding alpha/beta hydrolase, whose translation MLSILQISFKLLPIAGTIVAIAYLSICLFLLAKQTRFIFFPSSIIEMTPEYFQLPYEDVWLPVEVSSGKVERMHAWWIPAKQPQSKVLLYLHGNGVNIGANVAHAHRFHQLGFSVLLIDYRGYGRSEGNFPNEMSVYQDAETAWNYLVQQQKISPQEIFIYGHSLGGAVAIDLAIKQPEAAGLIVEGTFTSVREVIDYRKVFQTFPIDLILTQRFESIKKIPKLQMPILIIHGTGDSTIPSFMSQKLYAVAPEPKQLILVPGAEHNELAKVAGLKYLQWIESFVQQVMVVSQ comes from the coding sequence ATGTTAAGTATACTACAAATATCTTTTAAGCTCCTACCTATAGCTGGCACAATTGTGGCGATCGCTTATCTGAGTATTTGTCTATTTCTTTTGGCTAAACAAACTCGGTTTATTTTCTTTCCCTCTAGTATCATTGAAATGACTCCAGAGTATTTTCAACTTCCCTATGAGGATGTTTGGCTACCTGTAGAAGTCAGTTCTGGTAAGGTGGAACGTATGCACGCTTGGTGGATTCCAGCCAAGCAACCCCAGTCTAAGGTGTTGTTATATTTGCACGGGAATGGGGTAAATATTGGTGCGAATGTAGCTCATGCTCATCGATTTCATCAACTAGGATTTTCTGTGTTATTGATTGATTATCGAGGTTATGGCCGCAGTGAAGGTAATTTTCCCAACGAAATGAGCGTCTATCAAGATGCTGAAACCGCTTGGAATTACTTAGTACAACAACAAAAAATTTCCCCCCAGGAAATTTTTATTTATGGGCATTCTTTAGGTGGTGCAGTAGCAATTGATTTAGCAATCAAACAACCAGAAGCAGCCGGATTAATTGTAGAAGGTACTTTTACTTCTGTCCGCGAAGTGATAGATTATCGTAAGGTATTCCAAACATTTCCTATTGATTTAATTTTGACACAGCGATTTGAATCTATTAAAAAAATACCAAAATTGCAAATGCCAATTTTGATTATTCATGGTACGGGTGATTCTACAATACCGTCTTTTATGAGTCAAAAATTGTATGCTGTTGCACCAGAACCGAAACAGCTAATTTTAGTTCCTGGAGCCGAACATAATGAATTAGCAAAGGTAGCAGGGTTAAAATACCTGCAATGGATTGAGTCTTTTGTTCAGCAAGTGATGGTTGTTAGTCAATAG
- a CDS encoding helix-turn-helix domain-containing protein — MSTEPVYLLTLPGNQTVAFSQEELRSLLGQIEAQLHRSQVYRRIVARLQTLLSSSGEQVKVLCQAIGREAIGIAFQQFAQQQTFADIEQDTSTVAPESHGSTSAAFISKQTEINTNQDNTVSTSKEVTTAKDTEKNPVAKFNHWLQSNKKPAKPELAKQIPEQQRLDIMRQIGVQLRKARESQNLSLSQLHIYTHIPLHQMEAVENANFETLPEDVCVRGFIRIMGNALGLNGMILAASLPTSSTVKSILPSWCQPKNNAPSLKLELRPLHLYLGYTALVAGAVGGLSYVSQPATNDSLLNSEIVPPSSSTSRSPHHNHDTIAKPGIKSSTTGISVGHDISPPEAFYQ, encoded by the coding sequence ATGTCTACAGAACCTGTGTATTTATTAACCCTTCCCGGAAATCAAACTGTTGCGTTTTCTCAAGAGGAATTGCGATCGCTCCTAGGACAAATTGAGGCTCAACTCCATCGCAGTCAGGTTTATCGTCGGATTGTCGCTAGGTTGCAAACCTTATTAAGTTCTTCCGGTGAACAAGTCAAGGTGTTATGTCAAGCTATAGGTAGAGAAGCAATTGGTATAGCATTTCAGCAATTTGCACAACAGCAAACTTTCGCAGACATCGAACAAGATACATCAACTGTTGCACCAGAATCTCATGGCTCGACTTCAGCAGCATTCATTTCTAAGCAAACAGAAATAAATACTAACCAAGACAATACAGTATCTACTTCTAAGGAAGTGACAACTGCAAAAGATACCGAGAAAAACCCAGTCGCCAAATTCAACCATTGGTTGCAGTCAAACAAAAAACCTGCCAAACCAGAACTAGCCAAGCAAATACCAGAGCAGCAACGCCTAGACATCATGCGTCAAATAGGTGTGCAACTGAGAAAAGCGCGTGAGTCTCAAAATCTCAGCTTGAGTCAACTTCACATTTATACTCACATTCCACTCCATCAAATGGAGGCAGTGGAAAATGCTAACTTCGAGACTTTACCAGAAGATGTCTGCGTGCGGGGATTTATCCGCATCATGGGAAATGCTTTAGGCTTAAATGGCATGATTTTGGCAGCTTCTTTACCTACATCCAGCACAGTAAAATCAATTTTGCCCTCTTGGTGTCAGCCGAAAAATAATGCCCCAAGCTTAAAATTAGAACTACGTCCACTACATTTATATTTAGGTTATACAGCCCTCGTGGCTGGAGCAGTAGGAGGATTATCTTATGTATCTCAGCCAGCAACTAATGATAGTCTGTTAAATTCAGAGATAGTTCCCCCATCTTCATCAACTTCGCGATCGCCCCATCATAATCATGACACCATAGCCAAACCGGGGATCAAATCTAGCACAACTGGGATAAGTGTTGGACACGATATTTCTCCACCGGAAGCTTTTTATCAATAA
- a CDS encoding nSTAND1 domain-containing NTPase: MVEGQLPADIRAANERALQSLWRAITLSCGHFSVALVCCNYRVLQQRILQQLDKLAAGVARIQKVVLPHNTRSLYTAIHLQMPNDGVAPSALMILGLETVDEIDDLLSSINHIRDEFPKRHSFPMIFWVNDEVLQKVVRLAPDFASWAATPIRFEMTTPELQQFLQQETDSLFNRVLANDTAQHRPPKFTENYATLEQVWEHSDELHCAINELHDRGITLEPALHASLKFVFGLDDYVTDRIHYALSNFQQSLKIWQKLLERRDAGDIEDEGVFSSPSPPTPPSPPLLRQGVLLFYIGLCYFRLAEQNQLDNRRYWEAAKSCFQECLQILQLARRPDIAAEFIGQLAEVLEHLQEWPELQQVARNSLEFHQIYGSQIQLACDYGFLAQVALQESRWIQASILAHVALLKLAEAQNCDSDPYHCLFPLLLAQIYYLVLAKAQHKIGEETIAREYLEKAAKELPTALENSAHQYDAHRYIRMLRTLRSLYFEAGRYLEAYCIRQKRRSVEQQYGFRAFIGAGRLQPQRQATNPALLSPSGSSSVALEIAASGRERDINNLIGRISRADQKLIVIHGPSGVGKSSTVTAGLVPALQNRAIGDQIAVPVVLQVYTEWVRELGKSLSVAIAHLNGEGAIAPENSPVTTTEILQKLRENADNHLITVLIFDQFEEFFFGYSDRQQKQAFDQFVSDCLNVSFVKVILSLREDYLHRLLEFKHLSNLEAINNNILDKQIRYQLNNFSPGYAKVIIRKLTERSQLSLEPDLIEALVADLSTELGEVRPIELQVVGAQIQDERITTLEQYQPYRPNKLIERYIKELIKDCGPENERAALLVLYLLTDEANKRPFKTRVELATELAELEDASKLELVLDILVSSGLVVLFPDVPERYQLIHDYLVDLIRYLQQQESSLQAQLNQLRHKVEQSQTEIERLKSELRQKKQQAKLTDTQIPSGLDLVTELRELRKREELSQLEMEQLRAELKEKELTAQLAESQKQQRLSEAKLNRSLKIALTASCLAILGLSISIITAVDNEIKTLSVSSEALFASQKGIDALKEGIKAGRKLQRAVWVDAYTREKVQTALYQSVAGVREYNRLEGHIAGVNSATFSPDGSLIASASADNTVKLWRADGSFIANLSQHSDVVNSVSFSPDSQIIVSTSQDSTVKLWTRQGKLLHTLEDHQDGVNSANFSPDGQNIASASTDETVKIWSRDGKLIKTLIGHRDAVLGVAWSPDDQKLASVDTDKTIKLWSREGKLLNSWKGHDDAILGLAWSTDGQIIATASLDKTIKLWSMQGKLQKTLSGHTAGVTSVSFSPNGQTIVSASIDETMKLWSPQGLLLGTLKGHSGWVNSVSFSPNSRSLISTSRDKTVKLWRWDEVLQRHPKTDGNNWVTSISFSPDGRYLAAGNRDKTIKILSRDGQLWKTFPKHEDEVWGIAWSTDGQIIASASKDKMVKLWSPDGQLLQTLVGHEDTVFGVAWSPDSQMLASASKDKMVKLWSRDGKLLYTLVGHEDGVNWVSFSPDGQLLASASDDLTVKVWSRDGKLLHTLKNHSRRVNGVAWSPDSQVLASASIDSTVKLWSRDGKLLKSLSGEGDNFISVSFSPNGKTLAASSDDKVKLWNREGTLLIALKGDKKELTSVSFSPDMQTIAVGSGNGQVILRNLDDIKLDKLLTQGCDFLQDYFQTNSKLTPSDRALCPK, translated from the coding sequence ATGGTTGAAGGACAACTACCAGCAGATATAAGAGCAGCCAATGAGCGAGCCTTACAAAGTTTATGGAGAGCCATTACTCTTTCTTGTGGCCATTTTTCTGTGGCTCTAGTTTGCTGTAACTATCGAGTGCTGCAACAGCGCATCCTGCAACAACTCGATAAATTAGCGGCTGGGGTGGCTCGCATCCAAAAAGTTGTTTTACCCCACAATACGAGAAGTCTTTACACCGCCATCCATTTGCAGATGCCGAATGATGGTGTAGCGCCATCGGCTCTGATGATTTTAGGTTTAGAAACTGTAGATGAAATTGACGATTTATTAAGTTCAATTAACCATATTCGGGATGAATTTCCTAAGCGTCACTCATTTCCGATGATTTTTTGGGTAAATGACGAAGTTTTACAAAAAGTTGTGCGTTTAGCTCCCGATTTTGCTAGTTGGGCAGCCACACCGATTCGGTTTGAAATGACCACACCAGAATTGCAGCAATTTCTGCAACAAGAAACAGACTCTTTATTTAATCGAGTATTAGCCAACGATACAGCACAACACCGCCCACCAAAATTTACAGAAAATTATGCCACCCTAGAACAAGTCTGGGAACATAGCGATGAACTCCATTGTGCCATTAATGAACTGCACGATCGCGGCATTACTTTAGAGCCAGCATTACACGCCAGTTTAAAGTTTGTCTTTGGCTTAGATGATTATGTCACCGATCGCATTCATTATGCCCTAAGTAATTTTCAGCAAAGCTTAAAAATTTGGCAAAAGCTCCTAGAGAGGAGAGATGCTGGGGATATAGAGGATGAGGGAGTATTTTCTTCCCCATCTCCCCCCACTCCCCCATCTCCCCCACTCCTCCGACAAGGAGTATTACTTTTTTACATCGGCCTGTGTTACTTTCGTCTTGCTGAACAAAATCAGCTAGATAACCGTCGCTATTGGGAAGCTGCCAAATCTTGCTTTCAAGAATGCTTACAGATTTTACAGTTAGCGCGACGACCAGATATTGCAGCAGAATTTATTGGTCAACTTGCCGAAGTTTTAGAACATCTGCAAGAGTGGCCAGAATTGCAGCAGGTGGCGCGAAACTCCCTAGAGTTCCATCAAATCTACGGTAGCCAAATTCAACTGGCTTGTGACTACGGTTTTTTAGCACAGGTGGCGCTACAGGAATCACGGTGGATACAAGCTAGTATTTTAGCCCACGTTGCACTCTTGAAGTTAGCTGAAGCACAAAACTGTGACAGTGACCCCTATCATTGTTTGTTTCCCTTGTTGTTAGCGCAGATTTATTACTTAGTGTTAGCTAAAGCCCAGCACAAGATAGGTGAGGAAACAATTGCACGAGAGTATTTAGAAAAAGCTGCCAAAGAACTACCAACAGCATTAGAAAACAGCGCCCATCAATACGATGCCCATCGTTATATTAGAATGCTGCGGACATTGCGATCGCTCTACTTTGAAGCCGGTCGTTATTTAGAAGCCTATTGCATTCGTCAAAAACGCCGCTCTGTAGAACAGCAATATGGCTTTCGGGCGTTTATTGGTGCAGGGCGCTTGCAACCCCAAAGACAAGCTACGAATCCGGCTTTGTTATCACCTTCGGGAAGTAGTAGTGTCGCTTTAGAAATTGCTGCTTCTGGTCGAGAACGAGATATTAATAATTTAATTGGCAGAATTAGCCGCGCCGACCAAAAACTCATCGTTATACATGGCCCCTCTGGCGTGGGCAAAAGTTCCACCGTCACCGCCGGTTTAGTTCCCGCCTTACAAAATCGCGCCATTGGTGATCAAATTGCTGTACCTGTGGTGCTGCAAGTTTATACAGAGTGGGTGCGAGAATTAGGCAAATCTTTGAGTGTTGCTATTGCTCATCTTAATGGAGAGGGAGCGATCGCACCGGAAAATTCACCCGTTACTACCACCGAAATTCTGCAAAAATTACGTGAAAATGCTGATAACCATCTGATTACAGTGTTAATTTTTGACCAGTTTGAAGAATTTTTCTTTGGTTATAGCGATCGACAACAGAAACAAGCATTTGATCAATTTGTCAGTGATTGTTTGAATGTATCATTTGTCAAAGTTATTCTTTCCTTACGAGAAGATTATTTACATCGGTTGTTAGAGTTTAAGCATCTTTCCAACCTAGAAGCAATTAATAATAATATTCTCGATAAACAGATTCGTTATCAATTAAATAATTTTTCACCCGGATATGCCAAAGTAATTATTCGGAAATTAACAGAACGTTCTCAATTAAGTTTAGAACCAGATTTAATTGAGGCTTTAGTCGCAGATTTATCCACAGAACTAGGAGAAGTGCGCCCTATTGAGTTACAGGTAGTTGGCGCACAAATTCAAGATGAGCGCATTACTACTTTAGAACAATATCAACCTTATAGACCGAATAAACTCATAGAAAGATATATCAAAGAACTCATTAAAGACTGCGGACCCGAAAACGAGCGAGCAGCTTTATTAGTCTTATATTTACTCACAGATGAAGCCAACAAACGACCATTTAAAACCCGTGTTGAACTAGCAACTGAACTAGCAGAATTAGAAGATGCCAGCAAATTAGAATTAGTCTTAGATATTTTAGTTAGCTCTGGCTTAGTAGTATTATTTCCCGATGTCCCAGAACGTTATCAACTGATTCATGATTATTTAGTAGACTTAATTCGTTACTTGCAACAACAAGAATCAAGCCTACAGGCGCAACTCAATCAACTCCGCCATAAAGTTGAACAAAGTCAAACAGAAATTGAACGACTCAAAAGCGAACTCCGGCAAAAAAAGCAGCAAGCCAAACTCACAGACACTCAAATACCATCAGGATTAGATTTAGTTACCGAATTGCGAGAGTTACGCAAACGCGAAGAACTCAGTCAATTAGAAATGGAACAATTACGGGCGGAACTGAAAGAAAAAGAATTAACAGCCCAACTGGCAGAAAGCCAAAAACAACAACGCCTCAGTGAAGCTAAATTAAATCGTTCCCTCAAAATTGCCTTGACTGCTTCATGTTTGGCAATCTTGGGTTTAAGTATCTCTATAATTACAGCCGTAGATAATGAAATTAAAACCCTCAGTGTTTCTAGTGAGGCCTTATTTGCATCTCAAAAAGGTATTGATGCTCTCAAGGAAGGTATCAAAGCCGGCAGAAAACTACAACGGGCTGTTTGGGTAGATGCTTACACTAGGGAAAAAGTCCAGACAGCACTGTATCAGTCCGTTGCTGGAGTGAGAGAGTATAACCGCTTAGAAGGACATATCGCGGGTGTAAATAGTGCTACATTCAGCCCTGATGGCTCATTGATTGCTTCCGCTAGTGCAGATAATACCGTCAAACTCTGGCGTGCTGATGGTAGCTTCATTGCCAATTTGTCACAGCATAGTGATGTTGTGAATAGCGTGAGTTTCAGTCCTGACAGTCAAATAATTGTATCTACCAGTCAGGACTCTACAGTGAAACTTTGGACTCGCCAGGGTAAATTGCTACATACCCTAGAAGACCATCAAGATGGGGTAAATAGTGCCAACTTCAGCCCTGATGGACAGAACATAGCTTCAGCCAGCACCGACGAAACCGTGAAAATCTGGAGTCGGGACGGTAAATTAATCAAAACTTTGATTGGACACCGTGATGCAGTTTTAGGTGTGGCTTGGTCGCCTGATGATCAGAAACTAGCTTCTGTAGATACTGATAAAACTATCAAATTATGGAGTCGGGAAGGGAAATTACTCAATAGTTGGAAGGGACATGATGATGCCATTTTAGGTTTAGCATGGTCAACCGATGGTCAAATTATTGCCACTGCCAGTTTAGACAAAACTATCAAACTCTGGAGTATGCAAGGGAAACTACAAAAAACCTTATCAGGTCATACTGCGGGAGTCACCAGCGTTAGTTTTAGTCCCAATGGTCAAACTATTGTTTCTGCCAGTATCGACGAAACCATGAAACTGTGGAGTCCTCAAGGTCTATTGTTGGGAACATTGAAAGGACATAGTGGCTGGGTGAATAGTGTGAGTTTTAGCCCCAACAGTCGCAGCTTAATTTCTACCAGTCGTGACAAAACAGTAAAACTCTGGCGTTGGGACGAAGTGTTACAGCGTCACCCCAAAACTGATGGTAATAACTGGGTAACTAGCATTAGTTTCAGCCCCGATGGTCGTTATTTAGCGGCTGGGAATCGAGACAAAACTATCAAAATTTTGAGTCGAGACGGGCAATTGTGGAAAACTTTTCCTAAACATGAAGATGAAGTTTGGGGTATAGCATGGTCAACCGATGGTCAGATCATTGCCTCAGCTAGTAAAGATAAAATGGTCAAGTTGTGGTCTCCAGATGGTCAATTACTTCAGACCTTAGTAGGTCATGAGGATACAGTCTTCGGTGTAGCTTGGTCGCCAGATAGTCAGATGTTGGCATCAGCTAGTAAAGACAAAATGGTGAAGTTGTGGAGTCGAGATGGTAAACTTCTTTACACCTTGGTAGGTCATGAAGATGGTGTAAATTGGGTAAGTTTTAGCCCTGATGGTCAATTACTAGCTTCCGCCAGTGATGACTTAACAGTAAAAGTCTGGAGTCGAGACGGTAAACTTCTGCATACCCTCAAAAACCACAGTCGCCGCGTTAACGGGGTAGCATGGTCACCTGATAGTCAAGTTTTAGCTTCAGCCAGTATTGATAGCACAGTCAAACTCTGGAGTCGGGACGGTAAGCTGTTAAAAAGTCTGTCTGGAGAGGGCGATAATTTTATCAGTGTGAGTTTTAGTCCCAATGGTAAGACTTTGGCAGCTAGTAGTGATGATAAAGTCAAGCTTTGGAATCGGGAAGGAACTTTACTAATAGCTTTGAAGGGAGACAAAAAAGAATTAACCAGTGTGAGTTTTAGTCCTGATATGCAGACAATAGCGGTTGGTAGTGGCAATGGTCAAGTAATTTTACGTAATTTAGATGATATTAAGTTAGATAAGTTACTGACACAGGGTTGTGATTTTCTCCAAGATTATTTCCAGACTAACTCAAAATTAACTCCGAGCGATCGCGCTTTATGTCCTAAATAG
- a CDS encoding helix-turn-helix domain-containing protein translates to MKLLNEAQEKQLREISQYLLQVRQEKSIRIEEVAAKTHIRLSFLKALDAGQFEELPEPIYVQGFIRRYADTLGLDGAALANSFKVKGSEAASHPESQNEKQNVVKIPNIRIPLVVPYVLLLGLAAIGLIYILNPKLIAQSSASKQDSLPSETTQTPPAPVASTPLAEAVTSQPESVSPATPPTTPSPVATPSSESPSPNSTDNSKVKVSLELQGESWLQVTADGKTEFVGNLTTGEQRTWSAEKQLTLRSGNAGAVLISVDEQPAQPLGGQGEVKQVTYLAEGNRQ, encoded by the coding sequence GTGAAGCTATTAAATGAAGCACAAGAGAAACAACTAAGGGAAATAAGTCAATATTTACTACAGGTAAGACAAGAAAAATCCATACGCATAGAAGAAGTAGCTGCTAAAACACATATTAGACTATCTTTCTTAAAAGCTCTGGATGCAGGCCAATTTGAAGAATTACCAGAACCGATTTACGTTCAAGGATTCATCCGGCGTTATGCCGATACCCTAGGATTGGATGGTGCGGCTTTAGCCAATTCCTTTAAAGTGAAGGGTTCAGAAGCCGCATCTCATCCAGAGTCTCAAAATGAAAAGCAAAACGTTGTCAAAATACCCAATATTCGCATACCGCTTGTTGTACCCTATGTTTTACTATTAGGCTTGGCTGCGATCGGACTAATTTATATACTCAATCCCAAATTAATAGCTCAATCATCAGCAAGCAAACAAGACTCATTACCCAGTGAAACCACACAAACCCCCCCAGCACCCGTAGCTTCAACCCCCTTAGCTGAAGCTGTGACTAGCCAACCAGAGTCAGTATCCCCAGCGACACCACCAACCACCCCATCTCCCGTAGCCACACCATCCTCAGAGTCACCATCACCCAACAGCACTGATAATTCCAAAGTGAAAGTCTCTTTAGAACTACAAGGCGAATCATGGTTACAAGTGACAGCAGATGGGAAAACAGAGTTTGTAGGTAATTTAACCACAGGAGAACAGAGAACTTGGTCAGCCGAAAAACAGCTAACTTTGCGTTCAGGTAATGCCGGTGCTGTCTTGATTTCCGTCGATGAGCAACCAGCACAACCTCTAGGGGGACAAGGAGAAGTTAAACAGGTGACTTATTTGGCGGAAGGCAATAGGCAATAG
- the gatA gene encoding Asp-tRNA(Asn)/Glu-tRNA(Gln) amidotransferase subunit GatA — translation MASIRELHEQLVKKERSAVEIAQEALDRIQALEPQLHSFLHVTAQKALEQASAVDAKIAAGEEIGLLAGIPIGVKDNMCTKGIPTTCASRILENFVPPYESTVSQKLIDAGAVIVGKTNLDEFAMGSSTESSAYQVTANPWDLSRVPGGSSGGSAAAVAADECVVALGSDTGGSIRQPASFCGVVGLKPTYGLVSRYGLVAYASSLDQIGPFGRSVEDAAILLNAIAGYDPKDSTSLKVEIPNYVASLKPDLKARGKLRIGIIKETFGEGLDSVVEQAVTKAIDQLQSLGAEVHVITCPNFRYGLPSYYIIAPSEASANLARYDGVKYGWRAADADNLLSMYTRTRATGFGAEVKRRIMIGTYALSAGYYDAYYLKAQKVRTLIKQDFEKAFETVDILVTPTAPTTAFKAGEKTADPLSMYLNDLMTIPVNLAGLPGISVPCGFDEQGLPIGLQLIGKVLREDQLLQIAYAYEQSTTWHLRQPKIG, via the coding sequence ATGGCATCCATCCGCGAGTTGCACGAACAGCTAGTTAAAAAAGAACGTTCTGCCGTTGAAATTGCCCAAGAAGCTTTAGACCGCATTCAAGCTTTAGAGCCACAATTGCACAGTTTCTTACACGTAACGGCACAAAAAGCTTTAGAACAGGCTAGTGCTGTGGATGCCAAAATTGCTGCTGGTGAGGAAATTGGGCTGCTAGCGGGAATTCCAATTGGTGTGAAAGACAATATGTGTACTAAGGGAATTCCTACCACCTGCGCCTCTCGGATTTTAGAAAATTTTGTCCCGCCTTATGAATCAACAGTGTCACAAAAGCTGATTGATGCTGGGGCTGTAATTGTTGGTAAAACCAATTTAGATGAGTTTGCTATGGGTAGTTCTACTGAAAGTTCTGCCTATCAAGTCACTGCTAACCCTTGGGATTTGTCAAGAGTTCCTGGTGGTTCTTCTGGGGGTTCAGCCGCCGCCGTAGCAGCTGATGAATGTGTGGTGGCGCTTGGTTCTGATACTGGTGGTTCAATTCGCCAACCGGCATCTTTTTGTGGCGTGGTGGGACTCAAGCCAACCTATGGATTAGTTTCCCGTTATGGTTTGGTGGCTTATGCTTCATCTTTGGATCAAATTGGGCCTTTTGGACGCTCAGTAGAAGATGCTGCGATATTATTGAATGCGATCGCAGGTTATGATCCCAAAGATTCCACCAGCCTGAAAGTAGAAATTCCTAACTATGTAGCCAGCTTAAAACCAGACCTCAAAGCTAGAGGTAAACTACGGATTGGCATCATCAAAGAAACTTTTGGCGAAGGTTTAGATTCTGTCGTTGAACAAGCCGTTACCAAAGCCATCGACCAACTACAAAGTTTAGGTGCAGAAGTTCATGTAATTACTTGTCCTAACTTCCGTTATGGTTTACCCAGCTATTACATTATCGCCCCCTCAGAAGCCTCAGCTAACCTAGCTCGTTACGACGGCGTGAAATATGGTTGGCGGGCGGCGGATGCAGATAATTTGCTGTCTATGTACACTCGTACCCGTGCCACTGGGTTTGGTGCAGAAGTCAAGCGCCGAATTATGATTGGTACTTACGCCCTGTCGGCTGGTTATTATGATGCTTACTATCTCAAAGCTCAAAAAGTCCGTACCTTAATTAAACAAGACTTTGAAAAAGCTTTTGAGACAGTGGATATACTGGTTACACCTACTGCTCCAACCACAGCATTCAAAGCAGGAGAAAAGACTGCTGATCCCCTGAGTATGTACTTAAATGATCTGATGACTATTCCCGTCAACCTTGCTGGCTTACCAGGGATAAGCGTTCCCTGTGGTTTTGATGAACAAGGGCTACCCATTGGCTTACAGCTCATTGGCAAAGTGCTAAGAGAAGACCAACTACTGCAAATAGCCTATGCTTATGAGCAATCAACTACTTGGCATTTGCGTCAACCGAAAATAGGGTGA